One Thermoanaerobaculia bacterium DNA segment encodes these proteins:
- the moeB gene encoding molybdopterin-synthase adenylyltransferase MoeB, with protein MPDSFDADGLSGGLRARSAELTREELRRYARHLILPEVGPEGQERLKASRVLCVGAGGLGSPLLLYLAAAGVGTLGVVDFDVVDESNLQRQILHGSGDVGRSKLASAAARVADVNPNVRVVPYEARLSSENALDILRDFDVIADGTDNFPTRYLVNDACVLLGKPNVYASIFRFDGQASVFWAKEGPCYRCLYPEPPPPGAVPSCAEGGVLGVLPGLLGTIQATETLKLLLGAGSPLVGRLLLVDALGMRFREVRLRKDPQCAVCGPNPTVTRLIDYEDFCGVAPVPSAEDEDRSITPANLKREIEGGAAPVLLDVREPRETRIFALPGAVEIPLGTLPQQAYRLDREGEIVVYCKTGIRSARAVQFLLESGFRRVRNLEGGIDRWIREVDPSAPRY; from the coding sequence CGGCCCCGAGGGGCAGGAGCGGCTGAAGGCGTCGCGGGTCCTCTGCGTCGGAGCGGGCGGCCTGGGATCGCCGCTTCTCCTCTATCTCGCCGCCGCGGGAGTCGGAACGCTCGGCGTCGTCGACTTCGACGTCGTCGACGAGAGCAATCTCCAGCGACAGATCCTCCATGGATCCGGAGACGTCGGGAGGTCGAAGCTCGCATCGGCCGCCGCGCGGGTCGCCGACGTGAATCCGAACGTCCGCGTCGTCCCGTACGAGGCCCGGCTCTCGTCGGAAAACGCCCTCGACATCCTGCGCGATTTCGACGTGATCGCCGACGGAACCGACAACTTTCCGACGCGCTATCTGGTCAACGACGCCTGCGTCCTCCTCGGCAAGCCGAACGTGTACGCGTCGATCTTCCGCTTCGACGGGCAGGCGTCGGTGTTCTGGGCGAAGGAAGGGCCGTGCTATCGCTGCCTCTATCCCGAACCTCCTCCGCCCGGCGCGGTGCCCTCGTGCGCGGAGGGGGGAGTTCTCGGAGTTCTCCCGGGCCTGCTCGGCACGATCCAGGCGACCGAGACGCTGAAGCTCCTGCTCGGCGCCGGATCGCCGCTCGTCGGCCGGCTCCTTCTCGTCGACGCGCTCGGGATGCGTTTCCGGGAGGTCAGACTTCGCAAGGACCCGCAGTGCGCCGTCTGCGGGCCGAACCCGACCGTCACGCGCCTGATCGATTACGAGGACTTCTGCGGCGTCGCGCCCGTCCCGTCCGCGGAGGACGAGGACAGATCGATCACGCCGGCGAACCTGAAGCGGGAGATCGAGGGCGGAGCGGCGCCGGTGCTTCTCGACGTCCGCGAGCCGCGGGAGACGCGGATATTCGCGCTCCCCGGGGCCGTCGAAATTCCGCTGGGAACGCTTCCGCAGCAAGCGTACCGCCTCGATCGGGAGGGCGAGATCGTCGTCTACTGCAAGACGGGGATTCGGAGCGCGCGCGCGGTGCAGTTCCTGCTCGAATCGGGGTTTCGCCGCGTGCGGAACCTCGAGGGAGGGATCGACCGGTGGATCCGGGAAGTCGACCCCTCGGCGCCCCGCTATTGA
- a CDS encoding exo-alpha-sialidase: MSRVRVLVGTRKGAFILTSDGKRDRWDVAGPFFAGWEIYHLKGSPADPDRIYASQTSGWFGQVIQRSSDGGRSWETPGGGVTKSPEGMPMGESNRFVYDTSPETGKPLTTHQHYDGTQRPWEFKRVWHLEPSLDDPDTVYAGVEDAAIFRSTDGGHSWQELAGLRGHGTGPRWQPGAGGMCLHTILLDRAHPGRIFTAISAAGAFRSDDGGNTWKTITRGLRSQFLPDPEAEVGHCVHRIAQHPSRPNVLFMQKHWDVMRSDDAGDSWREVSGNLPTDFGFVVDVHTHEPETVYVVPIKSDSEHFPLDGKLRVYRSRAGGNEWEALAKGLPEKDCYVNVLRDAMCVDSLEPCGVYFGTTGGQVYGSSDSGDSWAPIVRDLPPVLSVEVQSLP, translated from the coding sequence ATGAGCCGAGTCCGCGTCCTGGTCGGCACCCGAAAAGGCGCCTTCATCCTCACTTCGGACGGAAAGCGCGACCGCTGGGACGTCGCCGGCCCGTTCTTCGCCGGCTGGGAGATCTACCACCTGAAGGGATCGCCCGCCGACCCGGACCGGATCTACGCGTCGCAGACCAGCGGCTGGTTCGGTCAGGTCATCCAGCGCTCGAGCGACGGCGGCAGGAGCTGGGAGACGCCGGGAGGCGGCGTCACGAAGAGTCCCGAGGGCATGCCGATGGGCGAGAGCAACCGGTTCGTCTACGACACCTCTCCGGAAACGGGGAAGCCGCTGACGACCCACCAGCACTATGACGGCACGCAGCGCCCCTGGGAGTTCAAGCGCGTCTGGCATCTCGAGCCGTCGCTGGACGATCCGGACACGGTGTACGCGGGAGTCGAAGACGCGGCGATCTTCCGTTCGACCGACGGCGGGCACTCCTGGCAGGAGCTCGCCGGGCTTCGCGGGCACGGCACCGGACCGCGGTGGCAGCCGGGGGCGGGAGGGATGTGCCTCCACACGATCCTCCTCGACCGCGCTCATCCCGGCCGGATCTTCACGGCGATCTCGGCCGCGGGAGCTTTTCGCAGCGACGACGGCGGGAACACGTGGAAGACGATCACGCGGGGACTGCGCTCGCAGTTCCTTCCCGATCCGGAGGCGGAGGTCGGCCACTGCGTCCATCGGATCGCGCAGCATCCGTCCCGGCCGAACGTCCTCTTCATGCAGAAGCACTGGGACGTGATGCGGTCCGACGACGCCGGCGATTCCTGGCGGGAAGTCAGCGGCAACCTTCCGACGGATTTCGGGTTCGTCGTCGACGTCCACACGCACGAGCCGGAGACGGTCTACGTCGTTCCGATCAAGAGCGACTCCGAGCACTTTCCGCTCGACGGCAAGCTTCGCGTCTACCGCAGCCGCGCCGGCGGGAACGAATGGGAGGCGCTCGCCAAAGGCCTTCCGGAGAAGGACTGCTACGTCAACGTGCTGCGCGACGCGATGTGCGTCGATTCGCTCGAGCCGTGCGGCGTCTACTTCGGAACGACCGGCGGGCAGGTCTACGGATCGTCCGATTCCGGCGACTCGTGGGCCCCGATCGTCCGCGATCTTCCGCCCGTGCT